The Alosa sapidissima isolate fAloSap1 chromosome 8, fAloSap1.pri, whole genome shotgun sequence genome contains a region encoding:
- the LOC121715465 gene encoding metal transporter CNNM4 isoform X1: protein MATEWSGQGYILTVIVFLWTGFGECSGTAVAEVNERRIFGMRLLHSDKEATVTDQGIIQVVEDSHILLRLYGLQINNDTWADIKFTEHGDDDDDNGDFNRTCAHFTKDIVIWTNMTANVKGTAAVLSLKIKQLRKNEPHKEYGLCVRQEQDGKWYQLGKPDGWLQVVEEKASLLPLWFQIILICFLLVLSGMFSGLNLGLMALDPMELRIVQSCGTDKERKYARKIEPIRRKGNYLLCSLLLGNVLVNTTLTILLDDLIGSGFGAVIASTSGIVVFGEIVPQALCSRHGLAVGANTIMVTKLFMLLTFPLSFPISKLLDCVLGQEIGTVYNREKLVEMLKVTEPYNDLVKEELNMIQGALELRTKTVEDVMTPVNNCFMISSDAVLDFNTMSEIMESGYTRIPVFDDERSNIVDILFVKDLAFVDPDDCTTLKTITKFYNHPVHFVFHDTKLDSMLEEFKKGKSHLAIVQKVNSEGEGDPFYEVLGLVTLEDVIEEIIKSEILDESDQYTDNRTRKKVDPNNKNKRDFSAFKHESESKVKVSPQLLLAAHRFLATEVGLFSPDQISEKVLLRILKHPDVIQEIKFNENDKRSPQHYIYQRGKAVDYFILILQGRVEVEAGNENMMFETGPFSFYGVMALAFRSPSHTGGLNHSGSISLSERPENLAFSGSNSQLNSPANPQYVPDFCVRALTDLQYAKITRSQYQNGLMASRLDSSPQSPESSHVGLESAQTEAQEAAADETTSLLNDQNLLPTHQTNHNSHTDSNV, encoded by the exons ATGGCGACAGAATGGAGTGGGCAGGGGTATATTCTCACTGTTATAGTTTTCTTATGGACTGGATTTGGTGAATGTTCGGGGACAGCGGTTGCCGAGGTCAATGAGAGACGAATCTTTGGCATGCGGCTGCTACACAGCGACAAGGAGGCGACGGTCACAGACCAGGGGATCATCCAGGTAGTCGAGGACTCTCACATCCTTCTCAGACTCTACGGACTACAGATCAATAATGACACCTGGGCAGATATTAAGTTTACGGAACACGGCGACGACGATGATGACAATGGTGACTTTAACAGGACTTGTGCACATTTTACCAAAGATATTGTCATTTGGACTAACATGACCGCAAATGTCAAGGGTACAGCCGCGGTACTGAGCCTAAAAATTAAACAGCTTCGGAAAAACGAGCCACACAAGGAATATGGTTTGTGTGTCAGACAAGAACAAGATGGTAAGTGGTACCAGTTGGGAAAGCCTGACGGTTGGTTACAGGTGGTCGAGGAGAAAGCGAGTTTACTTCCCTTGTGGTTTCAGATTATACTCATATGCTTCCTCTTGGTTCTGTCTGGCATGTTCAGTGGGCTGAATCTTGGGCTTATGGCTTTGGATCCAATGGAACTCAGAATCGTTCAAAGTTGTGGTACCGACAAAGAGAGGAAATATGCGCGTAAAATAGAGCCCATACGAAGGAAAGGAAACTACTTATTATGCTCACTTCTTCTCGGAAATGTGTTAGTCAACACCACGCTAACCATCCTGCTTGATGACCTCATAGGGTCAGGTTTTGGTGCTGTGATTGCCTCCACGAGTGGTATCGTGGTGTTCGGCGAGATTGTGCCCCAGGCTCTGTGCTCTCGTCACGGTCTGGCTGTCGGCGCCAATACCATCATGGTCACCAAATTATTCATGTTACTCACATTCCCGCTTTCGTTTCCCATCAGCAAATTACTGGACTGTGTGCTAGGTCAGGAGATTGGCACAGTCTACAATCGGGAGAAGTTGGTGGAGATGCTGAAAGTGACAGAGCCATACAACGACCTCGTGAAAGAGGAGCTTAACATGATCCAGGGTGCTTTGGAGCTTCGGACTAAGACCGTGGAAGATGTGATGACCCCTGTAAATAACTGCTTCATGATCAGCAGTGATGCTGTGCTTGACTTCAACACCATGTCAGAGATCATGGAGAGTGGCTACACGCGCATCCCAGTGTTTGACGACGAACGTTCTAATATCGTGGACATCCTCTTCGTCAAGGACTTGGCCTTCGTGGACCCCGATGACTGCACAACCCTCAAAACCATCACCAAGTTCTACAACCATCCGGTCCACTTCGTGTTCCACGATACCAAGTTGGATTCCATGTTGGAAGAGTTCAAAAAAG GTAAATCTCACCTGGCCATCGTCCAGAAGGTCAACAGCGAGGGTGAGGGAGATCCCTTCTATGAGGTGCTGGGTCTCGTCACTCTGGAAGACGTTATTGAGGAGATCATCAAGTCTGAGATCCTTGACGAGTCCGACCAATACA CTGACAACCGCACCAGGAAAAAAGTGGACCCCAACAACAAGAATAAGAGGGACTTCTCCGCCTTCAAGCACGAGAGCGAGTCCAAGGTGAAGGTCTCGCCCCAGCTGCTGCTGGCTGCGCACCGCTTCCTGGCCACAG AGGTGGGCCTATTCAGCCCAGACCAGATCTCGGAGAAGGTTCTTCTGAGAATCCTCAAGCACCCAGACGTGATCCAGGAGATCAAGTTCAACGAGAATGACAAGCGCTCGCCACAGCACTACATCTACCAGAGGGGCAAAGCTGTCGACTACTTCATCCTCATCTTGCAG GGTCGTGTTGAAGTGGAAGCAGGAAATGAGAACATGATGTTTGAGACTGGACCCTTCTCTTTCTACGGAGTCATGGCTTTGG CCTTCCGCTCTCCATCTCACACGGGTGGCCTGAACCACTCGGGCTCCATCAGCCTGTCCGAGCGCCCCGAAAACCTAGCCTTCAGCGGTAGCAACAGCCAGCTCAACAGCCCTGCCAACCCGCAGTATGTCCCTGACTTCTGTGTCAGGGCTCTCACAGACCTGCAGTACGCCAAG ATCACACGCTCCCAGTACCAGAATGGGCTGATGGCGTCCCGACTGGACAGCTCTCCGCAGTCTCCAGAGAGTAGCCACGTCGGGCTGGAGTCAGCCCAGACCGAGGCGCAGGAGGCGGCGGCCGACGAGACCACCTCCCTCCTCAATGACCAGAACCTGCTGCCCACCCACCAGACCAACCACAACTCCCACACAGACAGCAATGTgtga
- the LOC121715465 gene encoding metal transporter CNNM2 isoform X2, which yields MATEWSGQGYILTVIVFLWTGFGECSGTAVAEVNERRIFGMRLLHSDKEATVTDQGIIQVVEDSHILLRLYGLQINNDTWADIKFTEHGDDDDDNGDFNRTCAHFTKDIVIWTNMTANVKGTAAVLSLKIKQLRKNEPHKEYGLCVRQEQDGKSHLAIVQKVNSEGEGDPFYEVLGLVTLEDVIEEIIKSEILDESDQYTDNRTRKKVDPNNKNKRDFSAFKHESESKVKVSPQLLLAAHRFLATEVGLFSPDQISEKVLLRILKHPDVIQEIKFNENDKRSPQHYIYQRGKAVDYFILILQGRVEVEAGNENMMFETGPFSFYGVMALAFRSPSHTGGLNHSGSISLSERPENLAFSGSNSQLNSPANPQYVPDFCVRALTDLQYAKITRSQYQNGLMASRLDSSPQSPESSHVGLESAQTEAQEAAADETTSLLNDQNLLPTHQTNHNSHTDSNV from the exons ATGGCGACAGAATGGAGTGGGCAGGGGTATATTCTCACTGTTATAGTTTTCTTATGGACTGGATTTGGTGAATGTTCGGGGACAGCGGTTGCCGAGGTCAATGAGAGACGAATCTTTGGCATGCGGCTGCTACACAGCGACAAGGAGGCGACGGTCACAGACCAGGGGATCATCCAGGTAGTCGAGGACTCTCACATCCTTCTCAGACTCTACGGACTACAGATCAATAATGACACCTGGGCAGATATTAAGTTTACGGAACACGGCGACGACGATGATGACAATGGTGACTTTAACAGGACTTGTGCACATTTTACCAAAGATATTGTCATTTGGACTAACATGACCGCAAATGTCAAGGGTACAGCCGCGGTACTGAGCCTAAAAATTAAACAGCTTCGGAAAAACGAGCCACACAAGGAATATGGTTTGTGTGTCAGACAAGAACAAGATG GTAAATCTCACCTGGCCATCGTCCAGAAGGTCAACAGCGAGGGTGAGGGAGATCCCTTCTATGAGGTGCTGGGTCTCGTCACTCTGGAAGACGTTATTGAGGAGATCATCAAGTCTGAGATCCTTGACGAGTCCGACCAATACA CTGACAACCGCACCAGGAAAAAAGTGGACCCCAACAACAAGAATAAGAGGGACTTCTCCGCCTTCAAGCACGAGAGCGAGTCCAAGGTGAAGGTCTCGCCCCAGCTGCTGCTGGCTGCGCACCGCTTCCTGGCCACAG AGGTGGGCCTATTCAGCCCAGACCAGATCTCGGAGAAGGTTCTTCTGAGAATCCTCAAGCACCCAGACGTGATCCAGGAGATCAAGTTCAACGAGAATGACAAGCGCTCGCCACAGCACTACATCTACCAGAGGGGCAAAGCTGTCGACTACTTCATCCTCATCTTGCAG GGTCGTGTTGAAGTGGAAGCAGGAAATGAGAACATGATGTTTGAGACTGGACCCTTCTCTTTCTACGGAGTCATGGCTTTGG CCTTCCGCTCTCCATCTCACACGGGTGGCCTGAACCACTCGGGCTCCATCAGCCTGTCCGAGCGCCCCGAAAACCTAGCCTTCAGCGGTAGCAACAGCCAGCTCAACAGCCCTGCCAACCCGCAGTATGTCCCTGACTTCTGTGTCAGGGCTCTCACAGACCTGCAGTACGCCAAG ATCACACGCTCCCAGTACCAGAATGGGCTGATGGCGTCCCGACTGGACAGCTCTCCGCAGTCTCCAGAGAGTAGCCACGTCGGGCTGGAGTCAGCCCAGACCGAGGCGCAGGAGGCGGCGGCCGACGAGACCACCTCCCTCCTCAATGACCAGAACCTGCTGCCCACCCACCAGACCAACCACAACTCCCACACAGACAGCAATGTgtga